In one window of Bos javanicus breed banteng chromosome 24, ARS-OSU_banteng_1.0, whole genome shotgun sequence DNA:
- the TMEM200C gene encoding transmembrane protein 200C, with protein MIATGGLLRISARKQDPLRPPGQVPKRKRKTKKRRKNDVVVVKGKLKLCSVSGLIALCGIVVLLVGIALAVVGYWPKANGAHREGAKQPPPPLGDSGPRVPSVTSSSGGNRNRSRTQPGPPEGVTASSVGAPRSTPPARSPAPSPSSSTSVGFFFRVFSGYLHSDKLKVFGPLIMGIGIFLFICANAVLHENRDKETKIINLRDLYSTVIDVHSLRAKDLAAAASSSGPASAPPGAAPLNGFLGYVQSRGLELKPGTRGGAAGDAFGAAAMLARGAWPHPAARSGGGGGTPGAASPPDLVSSPRRPREPPSLAEAVYSIYRERPGVAGRRRAASSGSSPAPGSPPETWGRPSTASSLVGSSLSAFALLPLPGDRDGDAGAASRGWQRPPGERGAREIPLDLSLADLRGGARGGARWAPREPEEPAAARTARGQGGRLPRTGRHAALRRRSTSGLPDYRAASYPEPPSASRSADLDSSLPELAASPESPARPDSPSSHSDDPSCSNKGYTPLRETGTSLESMGDLRAGGNPDREAAIAPGPEQRPPEDPGQEVPEAEPSQPVQRQFTNKEKLYMISRSHASGVEDGELESAGI; from the coding sequence ATGATCGCCACCGGCGGCCTCCTGAGGATCTCCGCCCGGAAGCAGGACCCCCTCCGGCCCCCGGGCCAGGTCCCCAAGCGCAAGCGGAAAACCAAGAAGAGGCGCAAGAACGACGTGGTGGTGGTGAAGGGCAAGCTGAAGCTGTGCTCCGTCTCCGGGCTCATCGCCCTCTGCGGGATCGTGGTGCTGCTGGTGGGCATCGCCCTGGCGGTGGTGGGCTACTGGCCCAAGGCCAACGGGGCCCACCGGGAGGGGGCTAaacagccgccgccgccgctcgggGACAGCGGCCCCCGCGTCCCCTCCGTGACCAGCAGCAGCGGGGGCAACAGAAACCGGTCCAGGACCCAGCCGGGGCCTCCGGAAGGTGTCACCGCCAGTTCGGTGGGCGCGCCCAGGAGCACGCCCCCAGCGCGGTCCCCCGCCCCCTCTCCGTCATCCTCCACGTCGGTGGGCTTCTTCTTCCGCGTCTTCTCGGGCTACCTGCACTCCGACAAGCTCAAGGTCTTCGGGCCCCTCATCATGGGCATCGGCATCTTCCTCTTTATCTGCGCCAACGCCGTGCTCCACGAGAACAGGGACAAGGAGACCAAGATCATCAACCTGCGGGACCTCTACTCCACCGTCATCGACGTGCACAGCCTCCGCGCCAAAGACCTGGCGGCCGCCGCCTCGTCCTCCGGCCCCGCCTCGGCGCCCCCCGGGGCCGCGCCGCTCAACGGCTTCCTGGGCTACGTGCAGTCGCGGGGCCTGGAGCTGAAGCCTGGGACCCGCGGCGGCGCCGCCGGGGACGCCTTCGGGGCGGCAGCGATGCTGGCCCGCGGCGCCTGGCCCCACCCCGCGGCCCGGagcgggggtggcggggggacCCCAGGCGCCGCGTCCCCGCCCGACCTGGTCTCGTCCCCGCGCCGCCCGCGGGAGCCCCCGAGCCTGGCGGAGGCCGTGTACAGCATCTACCGCGAGCGCCCGGGCGTGGCCGGCCGTCGCCGGGCCGCAAGCAGCGGCAGCAGCCCGGCGCCCGGCAGCCCCCCCGAAACCTGGGGGCGCCCGAGCACTGCCAGCTCCCTCGTGGGCTCGTCGCTGAGCGCCTTCGCGCTGCTACCCCTGCCGGGGGACCGCGACGGGGACGCGGGGGCCGCGAGTCGCGGCTGGCAGCGGCCACCCGGGGAGCGTGGCGCCCGGGAGATCCCGCTCGACCTGAGCCTCGCTGACCTCCGGGGCGGTGCCCGGGGCGGCGCGCGCTGGGCGCCCCGCGAGCCGGAGGAGCCGGCGGCCGCGCGCACCGCCAGGGGGCAGGGCGGCCGCCTACCCAGGACCGGCAGGCACGCGGCCCTGCGGCGCCGCAGCACCAGCGGGCTGCCGGACTACCGGGCGGCCTCGTACCCCGAGCCCCCGTCCGCCTCGCGCAGCGCGGACCTGGACTCCAGCCTCCCGGAGCTCGCGGCCTCCCCGGAGTCCCCCGCCCGGCCGGACTCGCCGAGTTCCCATTCTGATGACCCGTCCTGCAGCAATAAGGGCTACACCCCCCTGCGGGAGACTGGCACCTCCCTGGAGTCGATGGGGGACCTGCGGGCCGGTGGAAACCCAGACAGGGAGGCTGCCATCGCCCCGGGGCCGGAGCAGAGACCCCCAGAGGATCCCGGCCAGGAGGTCCCCGAGGCCGAGCCGTCCCAGCCGGTGCAGAGGCAGTTTACAAACAAGGAGAAACTCTACATGATTTCACGGTCTCACGCCTCAGGGGTTGAGGACGGAGAACTGGAGAGTGCTGGCAtttag